The following nucleotide sequence is from Mycobacteriales bacterium.
CCGAGATCTACGAGCACGTGTGGGAGTCGCACGACGCGAGCCGCGACCTCAACGTGGTCGAGGTCTACGTCGGGTATCTGCGCCGCAAGCTCGGCCGAGACGTGATCGAAACGGTGCGCGGCGCCGGCTACCGCGTGCCGCATGAGGGGCCGAGCTGAGCCGCGGCTGGAGCCGGCTCGGGTTGCGGGCCCGGCTCACCTTCATCGCGACCGCCGCGTTGGCCGTCTTCCTCGCGGCCGGCAGCGTGCTGTTGCTGCACGGCTTCGCCTCCAGCCGGATCCATGCCGTCGACCAGGCGAGCCGGACCTCCGCCGACAACATCACGGCGTTGGTGAGCGCGGGTGCGCTTCCCCCGACGCTTCCGGTCCAGGCCGGCCAGAGCGCCCAGGTCGTCGACGCCGCGGGTGCCGTGTTCGCGGTCTCGCCCGGCACGTCCCGCACCCTTCCGCTCGTTGCAGGCACCGAGCTGTCGAGCCTGGCAAGTGGCGGCCCTCGCAGCCAGCAGGTCGACGAGATCGCATCGGACGGCCTCAACCGGGTCCTCGTGCGCGCAGTGTCGGAGGGCGGCCGCACCGACTACGTCATCGTCGCCGAGTCGTTGCGTGACGAGCGAGCGACGCTGCACAGCCTGACGAGGTACGTCGTCATCGCCGCACCGCTGCTGTTGGTGCTGGTCGGCGCGACGCTGTGGATCCTGCTCGGCCGGGCGCTCGGCGCGGTGTCCTCCCTGCGGCGCGGCGCCGAGAGCGTCATGCATCCGATCGGCGGGGTGCGGCTCCCGCTGCCGGAGGGTCGAGACGAGATCCGGGCCCTCGCCGTCACCCTCAACGCCATGCTCGACCGGCTGGGTGCGGCGGCGGCCCGAGAGCAGCAGTTCGTCGCCGACGTGGCCCACGAGCTGCGCAGCCCGCTCGCCGCGGCGCGGACGCAGCTGGAAGTGGCATTGGCCGAGCCCGACAGCGTGACGCGCGCCGAGCTCGTGGCCGGAGCGCTCCAGGACACCGAGCGACTCGTCACTTTGGTCGACGACCTGTTGACGCTCGCCCGCGTGGAGTCCGACACACAGCTGCGCGACGAGCGGGTCGATCTCGCGGACCTCGTGCCCTCGGCCGGCAACGGGACGTATCTGGTCGTCGGCGACCGTCGCGCGCTTGCCCGCGCCATCGACAACCTGGTCGCCAACGCGCATCGTCACGCGGTGTCGAAGGTGACGGTGACGCTGGCACGACCGGCAGCCGACACGGTGGAGGTC
It contains:
- a CDS encoding HAMP domain-containing sensor histidine kinase; protein product: MRARLTFIATAALAVFLAAGSVLLLHGFASSRIHAVDQASRTSADNITALVSAGALPPTLPVQAGQSAQVVDAAGAVFAVSPGTSRTLPLVAGTELSSLASGGPRSQQVDEIASDGLNRVLVRAVSEGGRTDYVIVAESLRDERATLHSLTRYVVIAAPLLLVLVGATLWILLGRALGAVSSLRRGAESVMHPIGGVRLPLPEGRDEIRALAVTLNAMLDRLGAAAAREQQFVADVAHELRSPLAAARTQLEVALAEPDSVTRAELVAGALQDTERLVTLVDDLLTLARVESDTQLRDERVDLADLVPSAGNGTYLVVGDRRALARAIDNLVANAHRHAVSKVTVTLARPAADTVEVRVDDDGAGVPVEDRQRIFERFVRLDDARARDDGGSGLGLAIAHATAQAHGGALRVEASDLGGACFVLALPAVGAVTLDTVSR